From the Natrarchaeobaculum aegyptiacum genome, one window contains:
- a CDS encoding APC family permease produces MTEHRIINTKVGLLGGTALIIGNVIGVSAFVLPGPLAGDTGPGVLLALLLAMVPLGFGILLSLQLGSAIPVAGGSYVYASRLVGPFWGFLLPWITIPGVWAGMLFIGLGFAEYVGFVASAIPAVPDVPDLALVYALLVPFIVLNVLGIKMVAIVQFVMVSLIIVGMLAFIVPGAFQVDAANYQPLFPEGVGPVIVAVVSLYFPLRGFRLVVEIGEEMEDPARNIPRVLALSTIVSLSLLVGLVAVLVGVANWQDLGGMDAAVAQVSLDSMPGPLTVLVLLAAAMGALTSINMTYTAYSRQLMRAGRDDVIPAALARVHDRFDSPHVAVLVLGIPPLVIAPVSPGTVTLSVALSLTILFGLAIAGVTLWNLPKVYPQRYEYSLFKLPRWLLRVVAVGATVSALALWVLVSTQLPVMVALLAGWMVLGYVVYRARIWWFERQGVDIRSRMTELHESEKARAGD; encoded by the coding sequence ATGACTGAACATCGTATAATCAACACGAAAGTCGGCTTGCTCGGTGGGACGGCCCTCATAATCGGGAACGTCATCGGTGTGAGTGCGTTCGTCCTCCCGGGACCGCTCGCTGGCGACACCGGTCCCGGCGTACTGCTCGCGCTCTTACTCGCCATGGTCCCGCTGGGGTTCGGAATCTTGCTCTCGCTTCAGCTCGGGAGTGCGATTCCCGTCGCCGGCGGGAGTTACGTCTACGCCTCGAGGCTCGTGGGGCCGTTCTGGGGATTCTTGCTCCCCTGGATCACGATTCCCGGCGTCTGGGCGGGGATGCTGTTCATCGGCCTCGGGTTCGCCGAGTACGTGGGATTCGTCGCCTCGGCAATTCCAGCGGTTCCCGACGTTCCCGATCTCGCGCTCGTCTACGCGCTGCTCGTCCCCTTCATCGTCCTGAACGTCCTCGGGATCAAGATGGTCGCCATCGTCCAGTTCGTGATGGTGTCGCTTATCATCGTCGGCATGCTCGCGTTCATCGTCCCCGGTGCGTTTCAGGTCGATGCGGCGAACTACCAGCCGCTGTTCCCCGAGGGAGTCGGCCCGGTTATCGTCGCCGTCGTCTCTCTGTACTTCCCGCTCCGGGGCTTTCGTCTCGTCGTCGAAATCGGTGAGGAGATGGAAGATCCAGCGCGCAACATCCCCCGGGTGCTCGCCCTCTCGACGATCGTCTCGCTTTCGCTGCTGGTCGGTCTCGTTGCAGTCCTCGTCGGCGTCGCGAACTGGCAGGACCTCGGCGGGATGGACGCCGCCGTGGCACAGGTCTCCCTCGATTCCATGCCCGGACCGCTGACGGTACTCGTCCTGCTCGCGGCCGCGATGGGGGCGCTCACCTCGATCAACATGACCTACACTGCCTACTCGCGACAGCTGATGCGAGCGGGTCGTGACGACGTGATTCCAGCCGCGCTCGCTCGCGTTCACGACCGATTCGACTCGCCTCACGTGGCGGTGCTCGTGCTCGGTATTCCCCCACTGGTGATCGCCCCGGTCTCACCGGGGACGGTGACCCTCTCGGTCGCGCTCTCGCTGACGATCCTCTTCGGCCTCGCGATCGCTGGCGTGACGCTGTGGAATCTGCCAAAAGTCTACCCACAGCGCTACGAGTACTCCCTGTTCAAGCTCCCACGGTGGCTGCTTCGCGTCGTCGCCGTCGGCGCGACCGTCTCGGCGCTGGCCCTCTGGGTGCTCGTCTCGACCCAGTTGCCGGTGATGGTCGCCCTGCTCGCCGGCTGGATGGTGCTGGGGTACGTCGTCTACCGCGCTCGAATCTGGTGGTTCGAGCGCCAGGGCGTCGACATCAGATCGCGGATGACCGAACTCCACGAGAGTGAGAAAGCGCGGGCAGGCGACTGA
- the cdd gene encoding cytidine deaminase: protein MSRQELLEAAREIQSAAHVPYSEYRVGAALETADGEVFVGCNLENANYSNSLHAEEVAIAEAVKMGHRDFARIAVSSDRRDGLTPCGSCRQTLAEFCADGLEVICDDGDDEPPVVYTLGELLPNTITEEMLE, encoded by the coding sequence ATGTCCCGACAGGAACTGCTCGAGGCCGCCCGCGAGATCCAGTCGGCCGCCCACGTTCCGTACTCCGAGTACCGCGTCGGTGCCGCCCTCGAGACCGCCGACGGCGAGGTCTTCGTCGGCTGCAATCTCGAGAACGCGAACTACAGCAACAGTCTCCACGCCGAGGAGGTGGCCATCGCCGAGGCGGTCAAAATGGGTCACCGCGACTTTGCCCGGATCGCGGTCAGTTCCGACCGCCGGGATGGCCTCACCCCCTGTGGGTCGTGCCGCCAGACGCTCGCGGAGTTCTGTGCCGACGGCCTCGAGGTGATCTGCGACGACGGCGACGACGAACCGCCGGTCGTCTACACGCTCGGTGAGTTACTGCCGAATACGATCACCGAAGAGATGCTCGAGTAG
- a CDS encoding mechanosensitive ion channel domain-containing protein, which translates to MEWQTLIDEPAVIAIAVLALGLVVGYLVGRLNKELLTASGVPDAVEGTPFERTAQSIGTSTVEIVARISSWFIYGIAVLTAIHIAQLLDTDMFWFEITRYIPQVFIAVLVLVLGFIVADKSELMVSEYLRGVKLPEVSLLPRLVKYSVLYVTFLVALGQLGVYVFPLLILLAVFAVGLFVVGVVAFKDFLVSSAAGIYLLLNQPYGIGDRIRIGDQAGIVQEVDLFVTKIEDDSEEYIVPNRKVFEAELVRERE; encoded by the coding sequence ATGGAGTGGCAGACGCTGATCGACGAGCCGGCGGTCATCGCGATCGCGGTGCTTGCGCTCGGGCTGGTCGTTGGCTATCTGGTCGGCCGGTTGAACAAGGAGCTGTTGACGGCTTCCGGTGTGCCGGACGCAGTCGAGGGGACGCCGTTCGAGCGGACGGCCCAGTCGATCGGGACGTCGACGGTCGAAATCGTCGCCCGGATCAGTTCGTGGTTCATCTACGGTATCGCTGTCCTGACGGCCATCCACATCGCGCAGTTGCTCGACACGGACATGTTCTGGTTCGAGATCACCAGGTACATCCCGCAGGTGTTCATCGCAGTTCTGGTGCTCGTCCTCGGGTTCATCGTGGCCGACAAGTCGGAGTTGATGGTCAGTGAGTACCTCCGCGGGGTCAAACTCCCCGAGGTCTCGTTGCTCCCCCGACTCGTCAAGTACTCGGTGCTGTACGTGACGTTCCTCGTCGCGCTCGGCCAGCTCGGCGTCTACGTCTTCCCGCTGCTCATCCTGCTTGCGGTGTTCGCCGTCGGCCTCTTCGTCGTCGGGGTCGTCGCGTTCAAAGATTTCCTCGTCTCGAGTGCGGCGGGGATCTACCTGCTTTTGAACCAGCCCTACGGGATCGGGGACCGGATTCGGATCGGCGATCAGGCCGGCATCGTCCAGGAGGTCGACCTCTTCGTCACCAAGATCGAAGACGACTCAGAGGAGTACATCGTCCCGAATCGGAAGGTCTTCGAGGCGGAACTCGTCCGCGAACGGGAGTGA
- a CDS encoding beta-ketoacyl-ACP reductase gives MSMDGRTCVITGSARGIGRGIAEYLGAEGANVVVNYRSSEGDAYDAVETIEAAGGEAIAAQADVTDREGVEAMRDHCHETFGPADVLVNNAGITADTQFTEMTREEWDRVMDVNLGGTFNCTQVFYDDIWNADEGRLINISSVVGKQGNFGQANYAAAKSGMFGFTRTIALELAQGGSTANCVAPGFTRTDMVEAVPDKVLDRIVAGVPLARLAEVEDIAAVVRFLASEDSSYVTGEVIDVNGGMDL, from the coding sequence ATGTCCATGGACGGACGCACGTGCGTCATCACTGGCTCGGCACGGGGCATCGGTCGGGGAATCGCAGAATACCTCGGCGCAGAGGGCGCGAACGTCGTGGTCAACTACCGGTCGTCGGAAGGCGACGCCTACGACGCCGTCGAAACGATCGAGGCTGCCGGTGGCGAGGCGATCGCGGCACAGGCCGACGTCACCGACCGCGAGGGCGTCGAAGCGATGCGCGATCACTGTCACGAGACCTTCGGCCCGGCCGACGTACTCGTGAACAACGCTGGCATCACCGCTGACACCCAGTTCACCGAAATGACCCGCGAGGAGTGGGACCGCGTGATGGACGTCAACCTCGGCGGGACGTTCAACTGCACGCAGGTCTTCTACGACGACATCTGGAACGCCGACGAGGGCCGGCTCATCAACATCTCGAGCGTCGTCGGCAAACAGGGTAACTTCGGCCAGGCAAACTACGCGGCCGCCAAGAGCGGCATGTTCGGGTTCACACGGACGATCGCGCTCGAGCTGGCCCAGGGCGGCTCGACGGCCAACTGCGTCGCACCGGGCTTTACCCGGACCGACATGGTCGAGGCCGTCCCAGACAAGGTCCTCGATCGGATCGTCGCCGGCGTTCCGCTCGCCCGACTCGCCGAGGTCGAAGACATCGCGGCCGTGGTCCGCTTTCTCGCGAGTGAGGATTCCTCGTACGTTACGGGCGAGGTGATCGACGTCAACGGGGGGATGGACCTCTGA
- a CDS encoding nucleoside phosphorylase, whose amino-acid sequence MPRDSEDPNTDVQYHLEVGPGDVADTVLLPGNPERLEKIVAHWDDHDVVASHREYRTATGSYEGTPISVTSTGIGSPSAAIAVEELARVGVDTFLRVGSCGALSADVAVGDLVITTGGVRQEGTSDEYVREDYPAVADHEVVAALVAAAERLGYDYHAGITASTDSFYAGQGRPGFEGFEAAGSAQLLEELQAANVTNVEMEASAILTLANVYGLRAGAVCTVYANRETGEFATEGESRAAETATLATHLLAKMDEVKREAGADRWHAGLGLE is encoded by the coding sequence ATGCCCCGCGACAGCGAAGACCCGAACACGGACGTACAGTACCACCTCGAGGTCGGCCCCGGTGACGTCGCCGACACCGTGCTTCTCCCGGGTAATCCCGAACGACTCGAGAAGATCGTCGCCCACTGGGACGATCACGACGTGGTCGCCAGTCACCGAGAGTACCGGACGGCGACGGGGAGCTACGAGGGGACGCCCATCTCCGTCACCTCCACTGGCATCGGCAGCCCGTCGGCGGCCATCGCCGTCGAGGAACTGGCCCGCGTCGGCGTCGACACCTTTCTCCGGGTTGGCTCCTGCGGGGCGCTCAGCGCGGACGTCGCGGTCGGCGACCTCGTGATCACGACCGGCGGAGTCCGACAGGAGGGAACCAGTGACGAGTACGTCCGCGAGGACTACCCCGCAGTCGCGGACCACGAGGTCGTCGCGGCGCTCGTCGCCGCTGCCGAACGTCTTGGCTACGACTACCACGCCGGCATCACGGCGAGCACCGACTCCTTCTACGCGGGACAGGGCCGACCCGGATTCGAGGGCTTCGAGGCCGCAGGCTCGGCGCAACTGCTCGAGGAGTTACAGGCGGCGAACGTAACCAACGTGGAGATGGAAGCCAGTGCGATCCTGACGCTCGCGAACGTCTACGGCCTGCGCGCGGGTGCGGTCTGTACCGTCTACGCCAACCGTGAAACCGGTGAGTTCGCCACCGAGGGTGAGTCACGGGCCGCAGAGACGGCCACGCTCGCGACGCACCTGCTCGCGAAGATGGACGAAGTGAAGCGAGAGGCCGGTGCCGACCGCTGGCACGCCGGCCTCGGCCTCGAGTGA
- the phaC gene encoding class III poly(R)-hydroxyalkanoic acid synthase subunit PhaC: protein MRNPYATALEIQRTAWENAAGLAGKAEVAPERTETINNVEVGQTPSDVVYEENKLQLLHYEAQTDEQHDVPILIVYALINKPYILDLQPDRSVVRTLLEAGFDVYLIDWGEPSKLDRSLSLADYVNRYVDNCVDVVRDRSDQDAINVLGYCMGGTMTAMYTALFPEKVRNLGLMAAGLCFAGEGGVLELWGGEDYYDPEAVTDAYDNVPAEFLDVGFALMDPVANNVSKYARLYDNVEDEDFVENFARMERWLSEGIDVAGVAYEEFIRDIYQENKLYRNELHLDGEHVDLERIDVPVLQIVAEYDHLIPPGASKPFNEVVGSDDTEILEFPTGHIGMSVSSRSHAELWPEVCDWFEARSNGEADPAPTATDRKDEDAALAEDVADDETGPTDADQPTVETDGSAADLTSLTGIGRTYAADLHAAGVDSVAELATADAVELADETGISPSRVEDWIEQARDEYR, encoded by the coding sequence ATGAGAAACCCTTACGCAACCGCACTGGAGATCCAGCGGACGGCCTGGGAGAACGCCGCCGGCCTCGCGGGGAAAGCCGAGGTGGCCCCGGAGCGGACGGAGACGATCAACAACGTCGAGGTCGGTCAGACTCCCAGCGACGTCGTCTACGAGGAGAACAAACTCCAACTTCTCCACTACGAGGCCCAGACCGACGAGCAACACGACGTTCCAATCCTGATCGTCTACGCACTCATCAACAAGCCCTACATCCTCGACCTCCAGCCGGACCGCTCGGTCGTCCGGACGCTGCTCGAGGCCGGTTTCGACGTCTACCTGATCGACTGGGGCGAGCCCTCGAAACTGGATCGGTCACTCTCGCTCGCCGACTACGTGAACCGCTACGTCGACAACTGCGTCGACGTCGTTCGCGACCGGTCGGATCAGGACGCCATCAACGTGCTCGGCTACTGTATGGGCGGGACGATGACCGCGATGTACACGGCGCTGTTCCCCGAGAAGGTTCGCAACCTCGGCCTGATGGCCGCAGGTCTCTGCTTTGCGGGCGAGGGCGGCGTCCTCGAGCTGTGGGGTGGCGAGGACTACTACGATCCGGAGGCGGTCACCGACGCCTACGACAACGTTCCGGCGGAGTTTCTGGACGTCGGGTTCGCGCTCATGGACCCCGTGGCAAACAACGTCTCGAAGTACGCTCGTCTCTACGACAACGTCGAAGACGAGGACTTCGTCGAGAACTTCGCCCGGATGGAACGCTGGCTCTCGGAGGGAATCGACGTCGCAGGCGTCGCCTACGAGGAGTTCATCCGCGACATCTATCAGGAGAACAAGCTCTACCGGAACGAACTCCACCTCGACGGTGAGCACGTCGACCTCGAACGGATCGACGTCCCCGTTCTCCAGATCGTCGCCGAGTACGACCACCTCATCCCGCCGGGTGCCTCGAAACCGTTCAACGAAGTCGTCGGGAGCGACGATACCGAGATCCTCGAGTTCCCGACCGGCCACATCGGGATGTCGGTCTCCTCGCGCAGCCACGCCGAACTCTGGCCGGAGGTCTGTGACTGGTTCGAGGCGCGGTCGAACGGTGAGGCCGATCCAGCACCGACGGCAACTGACCGCAAAGACGAGGACGCCGCCCTCGCCGAGGACGTCGCCGACGACGAGACGGGGCCGACCGACGCCGACCAGCCGACCGTCGAGACCGACGGCTCCGCGGCGGATCTGACCAGCCTGACCGGCATCGGTCGGACCTACGCGGCCGACCTACACGCCGCCGGAGTCGACTCGGTTGCGGAACTCGCGACCGCCGACGCGGTCGAACTGGCCGACGAAACTGGCATCTCACCCAGCAGGGTCGAAGACTGGATCGAGCAGGCTCGAGACGAGTACCGGTGA
- a CDS encoding phosphomannomutase produces MTLFGTAGVRGPVEEITPALALSVGQAAGRPGETFVLGRDGRETGPALAAAMEAGLESAGADVYRLGQVPTPALAFASQGRQGVMITASHNPPTDNGIKLFVDGVEYDSDAERRIEADVDTASPEPWDRWGKSGRLEVLGQYRDAVVAFVADQFGAADSPDSLLESQRVAVDCGNGVGALATPQVLDRLGAEVVGVNATVDGHFPARPSKPTPETLTDFSEFLAAGAFDLGLAHDGDADRLVVCGPDGDVIHEDTILAAVAAHYADSSDDDPVVVTTPNASARIDDRVRDVGGRVERVRLGALHEGIARERARGDEDTRVAFAAEPWKHVHPAFGGWIDGVVSAAVVAALVAEAGSTDDLREPITERPYRKVSVDCPDEAKVPAMDALETALPETFPDTTVDTDYGVRLEFPDASWILVRPSGTEPYVRLYAESDDVDDLVADATAVIETAVAESS; encoded by the coding sequence ATGACGCTGTTCGGGACCGCGGGGGTTCGGGGACCGGTCGAGGAGATCACGCCAGCGCTCGCGCTCTCGGTCGGACAGGCCGCCGGCCGACCCGGCGAAACGTTCGTCCTCGGACGAGACGGCCGCGAGACCGGCCCTGCACTCGCCGCCGCCATGGAAGCCGGCCTCGAGAGCGCCGGCGCAGACGTCTACCGCCTCGGTCAGGTACCGACGCCCGCGCTCGCGTTCGCCTCGCAGGGCCGGCAGGGCGTGATGATCACCGCGAGTCACAACCCACCGACTGACAACGGAATCAAACTCTTCGTCGACGGCGTCGAGTACGATAGCGACGCCGAGCGACGGATCGAAGCCGACGTCGACACCGCATCCCCGGAGCCGTGGGACCGGTGGGGCAAGTCAGGCCGGCTCGAGGTCCTCGGCCAGTACCGTGACGCCGTCGTCGCGTTCGTGGCCGACCAGTTCGGCGCGGCTGACTCTCCAGACAGCTTGCTCGAGAGCCAGCGCGTCGCCGTCGACTGTGGAAACGGCGTGGGCGCGCTCGCGACGCCGCAGGTACTCGACCGGCTGGGGGCCGAGGTCGTCGGCGTGAACGCCACCGTCGACGGTCACTTCCCGGCGAGACCGAGCAAGCCCACGCCCGAGACGTTGACCGACTTCAGCGAGTTCCTCGCCGCGGGCGCGTTCGACCTCGGGCTTGCCCACGACGGGGACGCTGACCGACTCGTCGTCTGCGGCCCCGACGGCGACGTGATCCACGAGGACACGATCCTCGCGGCCGTCGCGGCCCACTACGCCGACTCGAGCGACGACGATCCCGTCGTGGTCACGACGCCGAACGCCTCCGCCCGGATCGACGATCGCGTCCGCGACGTCGGCGGCCGGGTCGAACGAGTCCGACTCGGCGCGCTCCACGAAGGCATCGCCAGAGAGCGCGCCCGCGGTGACGAGGATACGCGGGTCGCCTTCGCCGCCGAACCCTGGAAACACGTCCACCCCGCCTTCGGCGGCTGGATCGACGGCGTCGTCAGCGCCGCCGTGGTCGCCGCCCTCGTCGCGGAGGCTGGCAGTACCGACGACCTGCGGGAGCCGATCACCGAACGCCCTTACCGGAAGGTCAGCGTCGACTGCCCCGACGAGGCGAAGGTGCCTGCGATGGACGCCCTCGAGACGGCCCTGCCCGAGACGTTCCCCGATACGACCGTCGACACCGACTACGGCGTCCGACTCGAGTTCCCCGACGCCTCGTGGATTCTCGTCAGGCCGAGCGGGACCGAGCCGTACGTCCGGCTCTACGCCGAGAGCGACGACGTCGACGACCTCGTGGCCGATGCGACCGCAGTGATCGAGACGGCGGTGGCGGAGTCGTCCTGA
- the moaC gene encoding cyclic pyranopterin monophosphate synthase MoaC has translation MTEQSGADDATDLTHTTDDGDVQMVDVGDKPDSERRAVAAGQIHLAPSTIEAIRADEVGKGDVLSTARVGAIQAVKHTWETIPMCHQIPITNVDTAFDLREDRIDLEVAVETTGKTGCEMEALEGVTTGLNVVWDMVKAVEKDEDGQYPATRIENVRVLEKEKRTR, from the coding sequence ATGACTGAGCAGTCTGGAGCGGACGACGCGACCGATCTCACCCACACCACCGACGACGGAGACGTCCAGATGGTCGACGTCGGCGACAAACCCGACAGCGAGCGCCGGGCCGTCGCCGCCGGCCAGATCCACCTCGCGCCCTCGACCATCGAGGCGATTCGCGCGGACGAGGTCGGCAAGGGCGACGTGCTCTCGACGGCGCGGGTCGGCGCGATTCAGGCGGTCAAACACACCTGGGAGACGATCCCGATGTGTCACCAGATCCCGATCACGAACGTCGACACCGCCTTCGACCTCCGCGAGGACCGGATCGACCTCGAGGTGGCCGTCGAGACGACCGGGAAGACCGGCTGCGAGATGGAAGCGCTCGAGGGCGTCACCACCGGCCTGAACGTCGTCTGGGACATGGTCAAAGCCGTCGAGAAGGACGAGGACGGACAGTATCCAGCAACGCGCATCGAGAACGTGCGGGTGCTCGAGAAGGAGAAACGGACTCGATAA
- a CDS encoding DUF488 domain-containing protein, with protein sequence MSTDAGRGQLADTYVAALQHDLVDLPPETTLVGVVRSPTPWFHATVDENLPALGPPANLLESTKAAEEDLKVQGLCAEGAHNAAWDRVDFGERYREHLETDEEARTALESLATRLESGESLALVCFENTETKRCHRTILRERLEQERA encoded by the coding sequence ATGAGTACAGACGCAGGTCGGGGCCAGCTCGCCGACACCTACGTCGCGGCGCTCCAGCACGACCTGGTCGATCTCCCACCTGAGACGACGCTGGTCGGGGTCGTCCGGAGCCCGACGCCGTGGTTTCACGCGACCGTCGACGAGAATCTCCCGGCGCTGGGCCCACCCGCCAACCTGCTCGAGTCTACGAAGGCGGCTGAGGAGGACCTCAAGGTGCAGGGGCTCTGTGCGGAAGGTGCACACAATGCGGCGTGGGATCGGGTCGACTTCGGTGAGCGATATCGCGAGCACCTCGAGACGGACGAGGAGGCCCGGACAGCGCTCGAGTCGCTCGCGACCCGGCTCGAGTCCGGTGAATCGCTGGCACTCGTCTGTTTCGAGAATACGGAGACGAAACGCTGTCACCGGACGATCCTTCGAGAGCGACTCGAGCAGGAGCGAGCGTAA
- a CDS encoding MaoC family dehydratase: MVYKNTGTENLAAMTSAWSAMTQSVIQSATAANRAAVSTMFPLAFDHESNGDTVPASIPSVEYSDLDWAFERSVDDRDDLSVGDVVTFEKTISEDDVRAFAAVSGDTNRLHLDEAFAADTRFGERIVHGTLVSGLISAALARLPGLTVYLSQDLQFNGPVGIGDRVSARVEIVESLGNDQYRLETTIYNESDDVMVIDGEAVVLIDELPE; encoded by the coding sequence ATGGTATACAAGAACACTGGGACGGAAAATCTCGCCGCCATGACGAGTGCGTGGTCGGCGATGACCCAGAGTGTCATCCAGAGTGCGACCGCCGCGAACCGGGCGGCCGTCTCGACGATGTTTCCACTCGCTTTCGATCACGAGTCGAACGGCGACACGGTCCCCGCATCGATCCCTTCCGTCGAATACTCCGATCTGGACTGGGCGTTCGAACGTTCCGTCGACGATCGTGACGACCTCAGCGTCGGCGACGTCGTCACCTTCGAGAAGACGATCAGCGAGGACGACGTCCGCGCGTTCGCCGCGGTCAGCGGCGATACGAACCGCCTCCATCTGGACGAGGCCTTCGCCGCCGACACCCGTTTCGGTGAGCGAATCGTCCACGGAACCCTCGTCTCCGGGCTAATCAGTGCCGCGCTCGCGAGACTTCCCGGCCTGACGGTCTATCTCTCTCAGGACCTCCAGTTCAACGGTCCCGTCGGAATCGGCGACCGGGTTTCCGCCCGCGTCGAAATCGTCGAATCGCTTGGCAACGACCAGTACCGGCTCGAGACGACGATCTACAACGAGTCCGACGACGTGATGGTGATCGACGGCGAGGCGGTCGTCCTGATCGACGAACTGCCCGAGTAG
- a CDS encoding AbrB/MazE/SpoVT family DNA-binding domain-containing protein has translation MTNDSDQSHWFPPAAFTEQLQEAGEQVAESQQAMWQQLMQAGSPTSLEDLSSYPMSMGTATFKARVQSGGRISIPEPERDALDIEEGDIVQTIVVPVKRSREDDE, from the coding sequence ATGACGAACGATTCCGACCAGTCGCACTGGTTCCCGCCTGCGGCGTTCACCGAACAGTTGCAGGAAGCGGGCGAACAGGTCGCTGAATCCCAGCAGGCGATGTGGCAGCAGCTGATGCAAGCCGGGAGCCCGACGTCGCTCGAGGACCTCTCGTCGTACCCGATGAGCATGGGGACGGCGACGTTCAAGGCCCGCGTCCAGAGCGGCGGTCGGATCAGCATCCCCGAACCCGAACGGGACGCGCTCGATATCGAGGAGGGCGACATCGTCCAGACGATCGTCGTCCCCGTCAAGCGCTCCCGGGAGGACGACGAGTAG
- a CDS encoding poly(R)-hydroxyalkanoic acid synthase subunit yields MTDSRQPPNQQWNAMTEQWNEQFLEALEANVEAQAQFVEQWSETVGDVTEDQEVADGVEGYARAYQTWMDASEQMATRVTDAIEGEDVDPEEFRDIWLNTANEAFKDVMSTTAFAQMTGETVGDVLERQQEAEEASQETLRTLGFATEEDVLEVGDRLVELERRQHAVEQKLDRILEHLDEDSDSEQ; encoded by the coding sequence ATGACAGACTCACGACAACCCCCGAACCAGCAGTGGAACGCGATGACCGAACAGTGGAACGAGCAATTTCTCGAGGCGCTCGAGGCGAACGTCGAGGCGCAGGCCCAGTTCGTCGAGCAGTGGTCCGAGACCGTCGGCGACGTCACCGAAGACCAGGAGGTCGCAGACGGCGTCGAAGGCTACGCGCGGGCCTACCAGACGTGGATGGACGCCTCCGAACAGATGGCCACGCGGGTCACCGACGCGATCGAAGGCGAGGACGTCGACCCCGAGGAGTTTCGGGACATCTGGCTCAACACGGCCAACGAGGCGTTCAAGGACGTCATGTCGACGACTGCCTTCGCCCAGATGACTGGCGAGACCGTCGGTGACGTCCTCGAGCGCCAGCAGGAAGCCGAGGAAGCTTCCCAGGAGACGCTGCGGACGCTCGGGTTCGCGACCGAGGAGGACGTCCTCGAGGTCGGCGACCGATTAGTGGAACTCGAGCGCCGGCAACACGCCGTCGAGCAGAAACTCGACCGGATCCTCGAACACCTGGACGAAGATTCGGATTCGGAGCAATGA